The Mycolicibacterium parafortuitum nucleotide sequence GTGGTGTTCTTCGGGCACAGCATGGGTGGGCTGCTGGCGTTCGAGGTGGCCCGCCGGTTCGAGGACGCCGGACGTCCGATCGCGGCGCTGTTCGTCTCGGCGGTCGCCGCCCCGGGGCTCGTCGGCTACGACGACATCCCTGATACGGACGAGGGATTGCTCGCCGCGGTCACGACGATCACCGGCGCCGATCCCGAGTTCATGAAGAACCCGGAGTTCGCTGCGGCGATTCTGCCGACGCTGCGCGGACTGAAGGCGATCGCCAACTACCGCTGCCCGGCCGAGGTGAAACTGTCCTGCCCGATCCACGCCTACTACGGGGACGACGACGAGATCGCCACGGCTGAGAAAGTTTTGCCGTGGGCGGAACGGACCACGGCCGAATTCACCGTCCGCGACTTCAAGGGGCATCACTTCTACCTCAACGACCATCTGTCCGAGGTGGTCCCCGACATCGAGGAGAAGGTCTGGGCGCGCCTGCGCGGATAGCCCTCCCGGCTGTGGGATTCGCCACACTGACGTGGCCCCCAGCTACCTCGCGAGCACACCACCGCACCGCACCGCGCCGCGGTGCGGCGATCGAGCGATACCGCACCCGACCTGCTCCTTACCGGCGAGTCAGGTCTCTAATTGACCCAGGCGTGGATTCCTGGCAAACCCTTTACGGACGCGTCAAGGCGAACGGAGCACTGTGTTCGCCGGTTTTCGTCGCGAACTCGCTCATGAGGCGGGCGCTGTGTTGAGCAACGTAAAACGGACTAACTATGTGGGCCGTTCCGTTTTCTGGCAAAACGCCGCGCAGCCGCCGAGTAACGGTTTGGACACACTCGCCGATACACTTTCGGCGAAACCAGCCGCGAGCGGCTCGCTTCCCTCTGGCAAGCAACTCGTGGTTCAATCCATCGTTGGATTGCACGACATAGTTGGCGGGCCGGTGTTAGCCTTCGGGCGAGCGGGGGAATGTGCGGCCCTAGAGCTGTGAACTGGTTTGCCATCCACGGCAATGAAGCCGGGACACAGAAGATAGTGAAAGGACGACGTCGCCATGCCGTTGCTTGAGTCGACCATTCCTGGCCTGCTTGCCGATCGTGCACGCACGCAGCCCGACGATATTGCTTATACGTTCATCGATTACGACGTCGACCCCGCGGGTTACGCGGAGACGCTGACCTGGGCCCAGGTGCACCACCGGGTTCAGATCGTCGCCGAAGAGTTGCTGCGTCACGGCAACAAGGGCGACCGGGCCGCGATCCTGGCCCCCCAGGGACTCGAATACATCATCGCCTTCTACGGCGCGATGGCGGCCGGCTTCATCGCCGTGCCCCTGCCCGTACCCGCGATGGGACAGCTCGACGAGCGGGTCAACGGCGCGCTGCGTGATTGCCAGCCTGTCGCCGTGCTGACCACCTCGGCGGTGGTCAACGACATCATGACCTACGTCGGAAACCTGCGCGGCGGCGTCTCGCCGGCCGTCATCGAGGTGGACGCGCTCGACTTCGACGCGCCGCAGACCCCGCAGATCAACGTCGGGCCGCTGCCCAAGACCGCTTACCTTCAGTACACCTCGGGCTCCACGCGCGCCCCGGCCGGCGTGATCATGACGCACAAGAACGTCATCGCGAACCTGGACCAGATCTTCACCGATTACATGTCCCACCGCGGCGGCGTGCCGCCGCAGGACACGACCATGGTGTCGTGGCTGCCCTTCTACCACGACATGGGCCTGATCCAGGGCGTCTTCGCGACGCTGCTGTGCCCGCCGGACCCGGACGCCCCGGACGCCAAGTGGGGCAGGCCCGCCGTGCTGATGAGCCCGGTCGCGTTCCTGCAGAAGCCCGCCCGCTGGATCCAGCAGCTCGCGCTGAACACCCACTCGTGGTCGGCGGCGCCGAACTTCGCGTTCGAGCTGTCGGTGCGCCGGACCTCCGATGCCGACATGGAGGGCCTCGACCTCGCTGACGTGCTGGGCATCATCAGCGGCAGCGAGCGCATCCACTCCGCGACCATCCGCCGCTTCAACGAGCGCTTCGGTCAGTTCAACCTGCCCGACAGCACCGTCCGGCCGTCCTACGGACTGGCCGAGGCCACCCTGTACGTGATCTCGGCGCCGACCGGGCACAAGCCGGCGACCGTGCGCTTCGACTACGAGAAGCTGTCGGCCGGCCACGCCGAGCGCTGCGGCACCGAATCGGGCACCGAGCTGGTCAGCTACGGCGCACCGCGGTCGTCGACCGTGCGCATCGTCGATCCGGAGACCCGGATGGAGGCCCCCGACGGAAAGATCGGCGAGATCTGGGTGCACGGCGACCAGGTGGCCATGGGCTACTGGCGCAACCCGCAGCTGACCGAGCGCACCTTCGGCGGCGAGATCGCCGACCCGACCCCGGGCACCCCGACCGGCAACTGGCTGCGCACCGGCGACCTCGGTGTGATGTCCGAGGGTGAGATGTTCATCATCGGCCGCATCAAGGACCTGCTGATCGTCGACGGCCGCAACCATTACCCGGACGACATCGAGGCCACCATCCAGGAGATCACCGGCGGCCGGGTCGCGGCCGTGTCGGTCCTCGACGACACCAGCGAGCAGCTGGTCGCCATCGTCGAGATGAAGAAGAAGGGCGCGTCCGAGGCCGAGGCCCTGGACAAGTTGCGCGCCGTCAAGCGTGAGGTCGCCTCGGCGATCAAGCGCTCGCACAGCCTGCGTGTCGCCGACCTGGTGCTCGTGGCACCCGGTTCCATCCCGATCACCACCAGCGGCAAGATCCGGCGCTCGGCCTGTGCGGACCGGTACCGCCTCGACGAGTTCAGCCGCCTGGACGTCACCACATGACCTCTGCGTTCGACGAGGACGCCATTCGGAACTGGTTGGTCGACTATCTGGTCACCAACATCGGATGTAGTCCTGACGAGATCGATCTCGATGCCCCACTGAACGATCTCGCCGTCGGATCCAGCGACGCCGTCGTGCTCACCGGTGAGCTCTCGGAGTTGCTGGGCCGAACCGTGTCTCCGGTCGAGTTCTGGCAGTACCCGACGATCAACGCGCTGGCCCGGTTCCTGACCGGCGGTGAGGTCGAGGCCGTCGCGGAGGTGTCGCCCACCCGGCGTGTCTCCGACGACGCGATCGCCGTCATCGGGCTCGGTGTGCGCTATCCCGGCGGCGGCGACGACATCCATGGCGCCGACGACCTGTGGGAGTTCCTGGTCGACGGCCGCTCCGCGGTCAGCCAGGTGCCACCCACCCGGTGGTCCTGGTACGACGACGGCTCCCCGGAGGGCGCCGCCGCGCTGGCGGGCACGACGCGCTGGGGTTCGTACCTGTCCGGCATCGACGAGTTCGACGCGGACTATTTCGAGATCTCGCCGAGCGAGGCCGACAAGATGGACCCCCAGCAGCGGCTGCTGCTGGAGGTCACCCACGAGGCGCTCGAGCACGCCGGGATCCGGCCGGAGTCGCTGCGCCACACCCAGACCGGCGTATTCGTCGGCGCATGCCTCGGCGAGTACGGCGTGATGGCGTCCAAGGAACTGGGCGAGGTCAACGCGTACTCCGGCACCGGCGGAGCGCTGAGCATCATCGCCAACCGGGTGTCCTACTACTACGACCTGCGCGGTCCGTCGGTCACCGTCGACACCGCGTGCTCGTCGTCGCTGGTCGCGATCCACCTCGCCTGCCAGAGCCTGCGCACCGGGGATTCCGACGTCGCGCTGGCCGGCGGCGTCAACGTGATCCTCTCGCCCGCGGTCACGCGCAGCTTCGATCAGGCCCAGGCGATGTCGCAGTCCGGCCGCTGCCACGCCTTCGACGCCCGCGCCGACGGCTTCGTGCGCGGCGAGGGCTGCGGTGTCGCGGTGCTCAAGCGCCTGTCGGACGCCCAGCGCGACGGCGACCGGGTGCTGGCCGTGGTCCGCGGGTCCGCGGTCAACCAGGACGGCCGGTCCAACGGGCTGATGGCGCCGAACCCCGCCGCGCAGATGGCGGTGCTGCGGTCGGCCTATGCGTCGGCCGGTGTGGAGACCCGCGAGGTGGACTACATCGAGGCGCATGGCACCGGGACGCTGCTCGGCGACCCGATCGAGGCGCGCGCGCTCGGCAGTGTGCTGGGCCGCGGCCGGTCCGCCGATGCGCCGCTGCTGATCGGCGCGATCAAGTCGAACCTCGGTCACACCGAGGCCGCCGCCGGGATCGCAGGCTTCGCCAAGACCGTGCTCGCGTTGCAGCACGGCCGCATCCCGGCCAACCTGGACTACCAGAAGCCCAATCCGCACATCCCGTTCGACAACCTGCGGTTGAAGGTCGTCGACGAGATCACCGAGTGGGCGCCCGAGGGTCGTCCGCGGGTGGCAGGCGTGTCGTCGTTCGGCTTCGGCGGCACCAACGCCCACGTGGTGCTAGAGCAGGCGCCCGAGCAGGTCGAGTCGGACGTCTCCGCCGCCGAGATCGCCGCACCCGCGGTGACGACGCTGGTGGTCTCCGGTAAGTCGGCACAGCGCGTGGCGACCACCGCCGGAGCGCTCGCCGAGTGGATGGCCGGTGCGGGCGCCAACGTCCCGTTGCACCAGATCGCGCACTCCCTGAACCACCACCGCGCCCAGCACAGCAAGTTCGCGACGGTGTGCAGCCGCGACCGGGCCGGTGCGCTGGCCGGGCTGCAGGCGCTGGCCGCCGGCCGCACGGCACCCGGGGTGGTGACCCCGCATCAGGGTGCGTGCCGTCCCGGGACGGTGTTCGTGTACTCCGGGCAGGGTTCGCAGTGGACGGGCATGGGTCGCCGGCTGCTCGCCGACGAACCCGCGTTCGCCGCGGCGATCGCCGAGCTGGAACCGGTGTTCGTCGAACAGGTCGGCTTCTCGCTGCAGCAGATCATCGCCGGCGGCCAGACCGTCACCGGCATCGACCGCATCCAGCCCGTACTGGTCGGCATGCAGCTGGCATTGACCGAGCTGTGGCGCTCCTACGGGGTGCATCCCGACGCCGTGATCGGGCATTCGATGGGTGAGGTCGCCGCCTCGGTGGTGGCCGGCGCGCTGTCGGTCGCCGACGGGCTGAAGGTCATCGCGACCCGCTCCAAGCTGATGTCGCGGCTGTCCGGGCAGGGCGCGATGGCGCTCATCGAGCTCGACCCCGACGCCGCCACCGAGCTGATCGCCGACTATCCGGACGTCACGCTCGCGGTGTACGCCTCACCGCGCCAGACCGTGATCGCCGGCCCGCCCGATCAGGTGGACGCCGTCATCGCCGCGGTGTCGGCGCAGGACCGGCTGGCCCGCCGCATCGAGGTCGACGTGGCCTCGCACCATCCGACCATCGACCCGATCCTGCCCGAGCTGCGCGAGGCGCTGCGGGGGCTGCGGCCGATGGCGCCGAACATCCCGATCGTGATCACCACCCGCGAACACGACGGCCCGGAGCCGGTGTTCGACGCCGACTACTGGGTCGACAACCTGCGCAACCCGGTGCGGTTCGAGCAGGCCGTCACTGCCGCGGGCGCCGAGCTGGGCACTTTCGTCGAGGTCAGCCCGCACCCGCTGCTGACCTACGGCATCAGCGACACGCTGGGCACCACGCATCACCACGCCGTGCCGACACTGCTGCGTGAGACCGACGGCAAGGGCGACGAAGCCGCTGACGAGACTTTGTCGTTCCACACGAACCTGAACAGCACGTTCACCAGCAAGCCGCCGGTCGCCGAGCACGGACCCGAACCGCATGTGTCGTTGCCCGCCACCCCGTGGCACCACACCAAGCACTGGGTCGCGCCCGCGAAGTCGGACCGGCGCGGGCCGTCGGCGCCGCAGCCGGGCACCCTGCTCGGGGACCTGACCTCGGTGGCCACCAGTCCACCGACGCACCTGTGGCAGGCCCGGCTGGTGCGCGAGGCGAAGCCGTACCCCGGTTTCCACCGCATCCAGGGTGTCGAGGTGGTGCCGATGTCGGTGCTGCTGCACACGCTGATCGAGGCCGCGTCCGAGGCGAGCGCGACGGCCGGTGCGACCGCGCTGTCCGACATCCGCTTCGACCGTCCCGTCGTCGTGGACCAGTCGCAGGTGATCCAGGTGGTCGCCCACGGTGACTCGGTCACGATGGCGTCCGCGCCAGACGCCGACGCCGCGGCGAACCGCTGGGTGCGCCACGCCGCCGGGCGGATCGCGGTGACCCGGCCCGTTGTCGACGTCACCGACGTGGACATCACCGGTGCCACCGACTACGACCGGGCGACCGTCGAAGCGCTCCAGTCCAAGTGGGGCGTCGAAGGCCAGCCCTTCCCGTGGAGCATCGAGAGCTGCCGCGCCACCCGCGACGGCGTGGTCGCCACGGTCCGCTGGCAGGACGGGTCCGCGGTCGCGCTGCTCGACGCCGCGGTGCAGGTCGCGCGCCTCGCCGACATCGAGGACGACCGTCTGCTCGTCCCGGCCGCCGTGGACGGCCTGTCCGTGGCCGGTGAGTTCACCGTGTCGACCGGAAGCGCGTCGACCGGAACCGTGACAGTGCGACGCCGCCAGGACGGCGGCTCGACGTCCGGGGACCTGGTGCTCGACGTGTCGGTCACCGTGCCCGGCGACAGCACCCGGGTCGACATCGCCGGGCTGCGCTACGTCGACGTCCAGGCCGGACCGTCCGAGTCCGCACCCGCGGACCCGCGATCGGTCGCCCACCAGCTCGACTGGCAGCCGTGGACCGCGCCGTCGACCACCGCCACGGGCACCACGGTCGCGGTGCTCGGCAGCGGGCCCACCGCGACCGCGCTGCGCGACGCGCTGCCGGCCCACGGATTCACCGCGGCCGACGAGGCGAGCGCGCAGACCGTGGTGTACGTGCCCGACGCCGATCCGGCCGACGAGAACGACCTCGCCGCCGCGGCCCGCTACTCCGGCGAGGTGGCCGCGCTGGTCACCCGGCTGGCCGGCCGCACCGACGAGCACCGGCTGTGGATCGTCACCGAAGGGGTGCGTGACGCCGAGACCGACGAGTCGCTGCGGCAGAGCTGCCTGTGGGGTATCGCCGGCGTCGTCGGCGCCGAACAACCCCAGCTGTGGGGCGGTCTGGTCGACATCACCGCGGGCGAGCCGCTCGACGCGGTCGTGAGCGCGCTCGCGACGGTTCTGCCGACCGCGGCCAAGTCGGTGCTGTCGCTGCGCGGCGGCGAGTTCTTCGCCCCGGAGCTGGCCCCGATCACGGCCGACCCGGTGCGGGAGCCGTTGCGCTGCCGTCCCGACGGTGCCTACCTGATCACCGGCGGCCTCGGTGCGCTCGGCCTGGTCACCGCAGACTGGCTCGCCGACCGCGGCGCCCGGCGCGTCATCCTGGCCGGCCGCACGGCGCTGCCGCCGCGGCGACAGTGGGACGCCGACGATCTCGACGCCGACACGCGGCGCAAGATCGCCGCCGTGCGCGCGCTGGAGAGTCGCGGCGTCGCCGTCGAACTCGCGCCGCTGGACATCGGATCGCGCGACGCCGTCGAGGCGTGGCTGGCGCGGCGCGACGAACAGGGCGCGCCGCCGGTGCGCGGTGTCGTGCACGGTGCCGGGCTGACCGACAGCCAGCTGCTCACCGATATCGACGACGAGCGGTTGCGCCGCACCCTGTGGCCGAAGGTCGCGGGCGCGCAGGTGCTGCACGAGGTGTTCCCGGTCGACGCCGTCGACTTCTTCTATCTGACCGCGTCGGCGGGCACGGTGTTCGGCGTCCCCGGACAGGGCGCGTACGCCGCGGGCAACGCGTACCTCGACGGGCTGGCCCGCGCGCGGGCCCGGCAGGGTGGCGTGACCGCGAGCCTGGACTGGGTCGCCTGGCGCGGACTGGGATTCGGCTCCGACGCTCAGGTCGTCATCGACGAGCTGGAAAGGCAGGGCTCGCGCCCGGTCGCCCCGGCCGAGGCGTTCGCCGCGTGGGAGTACGCGAGCCGGTTCGACATCGCCCACGTGGTGATGGCACCAACGCCAGCCGGCGGGGACAGCGGGGAGTCCGAGGACAGCGAGGCCCGCACGCCGGAGCGGAACTGGTCGCAGATGTCGGCCGAGGACGTGCTGGCCGAGCTCGAGGACGGCCTGCGCGCCATCCTGGCCACCGAGCTGAGGATCTCCGACGACGAGGTGGACTCCGACCGGCCGCTGGCCGAGATGGGCCTGAACTCGGTGATGGCGATGTCGATCCGCCGCGAGGTGGAACGGCTGGCCGGTATCGAACTGTCGGCGACGATGCTGTGGAACTACCCGACCATCGGTGCGCTGGCCGCTTACCTGGCTGAGAAGGTGGCGCCGCAGGCACAGGCGGGTGGAGACACCGGTGACGACGCGGGCGATGGGGACGATTCCGGCGGCAGCCTGCTCGATTCGCTGTTCGACAGCGTCGAGAACTGAAATTTCTCAAATCGGGCTCTCAGGAGAGACCATGTCGGGGGCGTCGCGTTTGGGTTGAGTAGTGGACATGAAGGTGGGAGTGGGATGTTGGGAGCGATTCTGTGATGGCCGACTCGGTGACACTGTCTGAAGCATCCATCCCGGCGATACTCGCCGAACGCGCGCGGACGCAACCGGATGACATCGCCTACACGTTCGTCGACTACGAGGCCGATCCGTCCGGCCCCACGGAGAGCCTGACCTGGGCCGAGGTGCACGAGCGGGTGCAGATCGTCGCCGAGAAGCTCGCCACACTGGGCTCGCCGGGTGACCGCGCCGTGATCCTGGCGCCGCAGAGCCTGGAGTACATCGTCGGCTTCCTCGGGGCCATCGCCGCCGGCTTCGTCGCGGTGCCGCTGTCGATGCCGCAGACCCGCCACCACGACGAGCGGGTGACCGGCGCGATGGCCGATTCGACACCGGTGGTCGTGCTGACCACGTCCGCGGTCGTCGACGACGTCCGCAAGTACGGGCAGGCCGACCCGAAGCAGCGGCCGCCGAAGTTCCTCGAGGTCGACACCCTGGATTTCGACTCGCCGCCCAAGACCACGGCGCCGGCGTCGCTGCCCAAGACCGCCTACCTGCAGTACACCTCGGGTTCGACCCGGCGTCCCGCCGGTGTGGTGGTGACCCACAAGAACGTCGCGACCAACCTCGAGCAGCTGCTCACCGACTACTACGAGAGCTACCCCGACGGTCCGCCTGCGGACACCACGATCGTGTCGTGGCTGCCCTTCTATCACGACATGGGACTGATCGTCGGGGTGTTCATCCCGATGACGCTGGGCCGTCCCGCGGTGCTGATGAGTCCGGTCGCCTTCATGATGAAGCCGGCCCGCTGGATGCAGCAGCTGGGCTCGCATCCGAGTGCGTTCACCGCCGCCCCGAACTTCGCGTTCGAGCTCGCCGTCAAGCGCACCACCGACGAGGACCTCGCGGGCAAGGACCTCAGCACCGTCGTGGTGATGATCAACGGCGCCGAACGGGTGCACGGCAGCACCGTGCGCCGCTTCAACGAGCGCTTCGCCGCGTTCGGCCTCCCCGCCGCCGCGATGCGGCCGTCGTACGGCCTGGCCGAGGCCACCGTGTACGTCGCGGCCTCGGCGGGCGGGCGCCCGCCGACGTCGGCGCGCTTCGACACCGAGAAGCTGGCCGCCGGCCACGCCGAGCCCTCCGCCGATGACGGCGGCACCGAGCTGATCGGCTGCGGTGCGCCGCGCTCGACGACCGCGCGGGTGGTCGACCCGGACACCGCCGTCGAGAACCCGGCGGGCAAGATCGGCGAGATCTGGCTGCACGGCGAGCACGTCGCGGCGGGCTACTGGCACAACCCGCAGCTGTCGGAGTTGTTCGCCGCGCAGCTCTCCGAACCCACCGCGGGCACCCCGAAGGGGCCGTGGCTGCGCACCGGCGACCTCGGGGTGATGTTCGACGACGAGCTCTACATCATCGGCCGGATCAAGGACCTGCTGATCGTCGACGGGCGCAACCACTATCCCGACGACATCGAGGCCACCGTCGCCGAGTACACCGGCGGCCGGGTCGCCGCGGTGTCAGTGCCCGACGAGGCCACCGAGCGGCTGGTCGTGATCGCCGAGCTGAAGAAGCAGATCGAGCAGTCCACGCTGGACGCGCTCAAGCAGCAGGTCACCGCCGCGATCTCGCAGACGCACAGTGTGCGGCTGTCCGACTTCGTGCTGGTGCCGCCCGGCTCGCTGCCGCTGACCACCAGCGGCAAGGTGCGCCGCGCGTCCAGCGTCGAGCTGTACCGCAACGACAAGTTCAGCCGACTGGACGCCAATACATGACCTCAGCCCTCGACGAGGCTGCTGTTCGTCGGTGGTTGGTCGACTATCTGGTCACGAACAACGGTTGCAGTCCCGCAGACATCGAGCGCGGCGCGTCGATGCACGACCTCGGCGTGGGGTCGCGTGACGCCGTCGTGCTCACCGGCGTGCTGTCGGAGTTCCTCGGCAGGCCGGTGTCGCCGGTGGACTTCTGGCAGTACCCGACCGTGGACTCGCTGGCGAAGTTCCTGACCGGCGGCGAGGTCGAACCCGTCGACGTCGGTGGCGCCGCCGGCGAGCTGGCCCGGCCCGCCGGGATGGACGAGCCGATCGCGGTGATCGGGCTGGGTTGCCGGTTCCCGGGCGGACCGGATCTCGACGGCAACATCGAAGGGCCCGACGCGTACTGGGACTTCCTGACCGAGGGCCGCTCCTCGGTGCGTGAAGTGCCCGAGGACCGCTGGACCTGGCTCGACGACGGCACCCCCGAAGGGTCCGCGGCGCTGGCCGCGACCACGAAATGGGGCTCGTATCTGCGCGACCTCGACGCGTTCGACGCCGAGTTCTTCGAGATCATCCCGCGCGAGGCCGCCCGGATGGACCCCCAGCAGCGGCTGCTGCTCGAGGTCACCCACGAGGCGCTCGAACACGCCGGGATTCCGGCGGACTCCCTGGCCGAGACCCGTACCGGTGTGTTCGCCGGGGCGGGCGCCGGCGACTACGGGCAGATGGGCGCGACCGATCTCGGCGGCATCGACGCCTGGTACGGCACCGGCAGTTCGATCAGCATCATCGCCAACCGGGTGTCCTACTACTTCGACCTGCGCGGCCCGTCGGTCACCGTCGACACCGCGTGCTCGTCGTCGCTGGTCGCGATCCATCTGGCCGTCCAGAGCCTGCGCACCGGCGACTCGGACCTGGCGTTGGCCGCCGGGGTGAATCTGCTGCTGTCGCCGGCGGGCACCCGAAGCCTGGACCAGGCCGAGGCGATGTCGCCGACGGGGCAGTGCCACGCGTTCGACGCCGCCGCCGACGGCTTCGTGCGCGGCGAGGGCTGCGGCGTCGCGGTGCTCAAGCGGCTGTCGGACGCGCTGCGTGACGGCGACCGGGTGCTCGCGGTGATCCGCGGGTCCGCGGTGAACCAGGACGGCCGGTCCAACGGGCTGATGGCGCCGAACCCGTCGGCGCAGATCGCGGTGCTGCGTGCCGCGTACGCCGCCGCCGGGGTGAACCCGCGCGAGGTCGACTACGTCGAGGCACACGGCACGGGCACCCTGCTCGGCGATCCGATCGAGGCGCGCGCGCTGGGCACCGTGCTCGGCAAGGGTCGCGCGGCTGATTCTCCGCTGCTGGTCGGCGCCGTGAAGACCAACCTGGGCCACCTGGAGGCCGCCGCGGGTATCGCCGGGTTCGCCAAGGCGGTGCTGGCGTTGCAGCATCACCGGATCCCGGGCAACCGCGGCTACCAGAGCCCGAACCCGCACATCCCGTTCGACAAACTGCGCCTGCGGGTGGTCGACGAGCACACCGACTGGGCCCCGGCGGGCAGGCCGCGGCGTGCCGGGATCTCGTCGTTCGGGTTCGGCGGCACCAACGCCCACGTGGTCATCGAGCAGGCCCCGGTGCTACCGCCCGCCCAGGACGAGGATCCGGACCCCGCGGTGACGACGCTGGTGGTGTCGGGCAAGTCGGCCGAGCGCATCGCCGCGCAGGCCGCGTCGCTGGCCACCTGGATGGCCGGCTCCGACCTGTCGCCGGCCCAGATCGCCCACACCCTGAACCACCACCGTGCCCAGCACGCGAAGTTCGCGACCGTCGTGGCGCGCGACAAGGCCGCCGCGATCGCCGGGCTGACCGCGCTGGCCGCCGGCCAGTCCGCGCCGGGCGTGGTGCCCGCAGCGGCGGGCACACCGAAGCCGGGCACCGTGTTCGTGTACTCGGGACAGGGCTCGCAGTGGCCCGGGATGGCCCGCCGGCTGCTCACCGACGAACCCGCGTTCGCCCGGGCGATCGACGAGATCGAGCCGTTGTTCGCCGAGCACGTGGGCTTCTCGTTGCGCGACATCCTCGCCGACGGCGCGCAGCTGCACGGTGACGCGCAGGTGCAGCCGGTGCTGATGGGGCTGCAGCTGGCGCTGACCGAGCTGTGGCGCTCGCACGGGGTGCATCCCGACGCGGTGATCGGGCACTCGATGGGCGAGGTCACCGCGGCCGTGGTGGCCGGTGCGCTCAGCGTGGCCGACGGGCTGAAGGTGATCGCGGCGCGTTCGTCGATCATGTCGCGGCTGGCCGGTCAGGGTGCGGTCGCCCTGCTGCACGTCGAGGCCGACGAGTGCGAGGGGTTGATCGCCGGGCAGCCGAGCGTCGAGATCGCCGGCTACCTGTCGCCGCGCCAGACCGTGATCGCGGGGCTGCCCGACGAGGTCGACGCCGTGATCGCGACCGTCACGTCGCTGAACACGTTCGCCCGCCGGGTGAACATGGTGGTGGCATCGCACACCGCGCTGATGGAGCCGGTGCTCGGCGACATCAGGGACGCGCTGGCCGGGATCGAACCCAACGTGCCGACGCTGCCGTTCCTGTCCACCGTCGCCGAACCGCATCCGATGCCGGTGCTCGACGCCGACTACTGGGTGGCCAACGTGCGCCGCCCGGTCCGGTTCAGCCAGGCCGTCACCGCCGCGGCGGCCGAGCACGGCACCTTCGTCGAGATCACCCCGCACGCGATCCTCGGGCAGGCGATCCGCGACATCCTCGACGATGCACCCGAATACCGCGTGCTGGGCACCCTGGCCCGCGACACCGACGACACGGTTGCGTTCCACGCGAGCCTGAACGCGACCCACACCTCGCGGCCACCGCACACCCCGCACGGGCCGGAACCGCACGCCGTGCTGCCGATCACGCCGTGGCACCACACCCGGCACTGGGTCGAGGTCCGCCCGCCGCGCCGCGGCGGGGGAGCGCGTCCCGGCGCGCTGCCGCCCGGCAGCCAAGTGCCGCCGCAGTGGTTCTGCGACCTCACCTGGCCGGCCAAACCCCTTGCCGGGCAGGCGGATTCGTCGGACGCCGCGCGATGGCTGGTGGTCGGCGACGACGAGCTGGCAGCCGAGATGAGCGCGCTGGGCGCGCCGGTCACCACCGGCGGGCCGGACGATCTCGGCGACGCGA carries:
- a CDS encoding thioesterase II family protein; the protein is MQPKLFIFPHAGGTPQYYLPFAKTFDTDIKRTAVQYPRQGGKQDFTAFTSLPAVADEIIKMVSPEKDHGGPVVFFGHSMGGLLAFEVARRFEDAGRPIAALFVSAVAAPGLVGYDDIPDTDEGLLAAVTTITGADPEFMKNPEFAAAILPTLRGLKAIANYRCPAEVKLSCPIHAYYGDDDEIATAEKVLPWAERTTAEFTVRDFKGHHFYLNDHLSEVVPDIEEKVWARLRG
- a CDS encoding type I polyketide synthase, with the translated sequence MTSAFDEDAIRNWLVDYLVTNIGCSPDEIDLDAPLNDLAVGSSDAVVLTGELSELLGRTVSPVEFWQYPTINALARFLTGGEVEAVAEVSPTRRVSDDAIAVIGLGVRYPGGGDDIHGADDLWEFLVDGRSAVSQVPPTRWSWYDDGSPEGAAALAGTTRWGSYLSGIDEFDADYFEISPSEADKMDPQQRLLLEVTHEALEHAGIRPESLRHTQTGVFVGACLGEYGVMASKELGEVNAYSGTGGALSIIANRVSYYYDLRGPSVTVDTACSSSLVAIHLACQSLRTGDSDVALAGGVNVILSPAVTRSFDQAQAMSQSGRCHAFDARADGFVRGEGCGVAVLKRLSDAQRDGDRVLAVVRGSAVNQDGRSNGLMAPNPAAQMAVLRSAYASAGVETREVDYIEAHGTGTLLGDPIEARALGSVLGRGRSADAPLLIGAIKSNLGHTEAAAGIAGFAKTVLALQHGRIPANLDYQKPNPHIPFDNLRLKVVDEITEWAPEGRPRVAGVSSFGFGGTNAHVVLEQAPEQVESDVSAAEIAAPAVTTLVVSGKSAQRVATTAGALAEWMAGAGANVPLHQIAHSLNHHRAQHSKFATVCSRDRAGALAGLQALAAGRTAPGVVTPHQGACRPGTVFVYSGQGSQWTGMGRRLLADEPAFAAAIAELEPVFVEQVGFSLQQIIAGGQTVTGIDRIQPVLVGMQLALTELWRSYGVHPDAVIGHSMGEVAASVVAGALSVADGLKVIATRSKLMSRLSGQGAMALIELDPDAATELIADYPDVTLAVYASPRQTVIAGPPDQVDAVIAAVSAQDRLARRIEVDVASHHPTIDPILPELREALRGLRPMAPNIPIVITTREHDGPEPVFDADYWVDNLRNPVRFEQAVTAAGAELGTFVEVSPHPLLTYGISDTLGTTHHHAVPTLLRETDGKGDEAADETLSFHTNLNSTFTSKPPVAEHGPEPHVSLPATPWHHTKHWVAPAKSDRRGPSAPQPGTLLGDLTSVATSPPTHLWQARLVREAKPYPGFHRIQGVEVVPMSVLLHTLIEAASEASATAGATALSDIRFDRPVVVDQSQVIQVVAHGDSVTMASAPDADAAANRWVRHAAGRIAVTRPVVDVTDVDITGATDYDRATVEALQSKWGVEGQPFPWSIESCRATRDGVVATVRWQDGSAVALLDAAVQVARLADIEDDRLLVPAAVDGLSVAGEFTVSTGSASTGTVTVRRRQDGGSTSGDLVLDVSVTVPGDSTRVDIAGLRYVDVQAGPSESAPADPRSVAHQLDWQPWTAPSTTATGTTVAVLGSGPTATALRDALPAHGFTAADEASAQTVVYVPDADPADENDLAAAARYSGEVAALVTRLAGRTDEHRLWIVTEGVRDAETDESLRQSCLWGIAGVVGAEQPQLWGGLVDITAGEPLDAVVSALATVLPTAAKSVLSLRGGEFFAPELAPITADPVREPLRCRPDGAYLITGGLGALGLVTADWLADRGARRVILAGRTALPPRRQWDADDLDADTRRKIAAVRALESRGVAVELAPLDIGSRDAVEAWLARRDEQGAPPVRGVVHGAGLTDSQLLTDIDDERLRRTLWPKVAGAQVLHEVFPVDAVDFFYLTASAGTVFGVPGQGAYAAGNAYLDGLARARARQGGVTASLDWVAWRGLGFGSDAQVVIDELERQGSRPVAPAEAFAAWEYASRFDIAHVVMAPTPAGGDSGESEDSEARTPERNWSQMSAEDVLAELEDGLRAILATELRISDDEVDSDRPLAEMGLNSVMAMSIRREVERLAGIELSATMLWNYPTIGALAAYLAEKVAPQAQAGGDTGDDAGDGDDSGGSLLDSLFDSVEN
- a CDS encoding AMP-binding protein is translated as MPLLESTIPGLLADRARTQPDDIAYTFIDYDVDPAGYAETLTWAQVHHRVQIVAEELLRHGNKGDRAAILAPQGLEYIIAFYGAMAAGFIAVPLPVPAMGQLDERVNGALRDCQPVAVLTTSAVVNDIMTYVGNLRGGVSPAVIEVDALDFDAPQTPQINVGPLPKTAYLQYTSGSTRAPAGVIMTHKNVIANLDQIFTDYMSHRGGVPPQDTTMVSWLPFYHDMGLIQGVFATLLCPPDPDAPDAKWGRPAVLMSPVAFLQKPARWIQQLALNTHSWSAAPNFAFELSVRRTSDADMEGLDLADVLGIISGSERIHSATIRRFNERFGQFNLPDSTVRPSYGLAEATLYVISAPTGHKPATVRFDYEKLSAGHAERCGTESGTELVSYGAPRSSTVRIVDPETRMEAPDGKIGEIWVHGDQVAMGYWRNPQLTERTFGGEIADPTPGTPTGNWLRTGDLGVMSEGEMFIIGRIKDLLIVDGRNHYPDDIEATIQEITGGRVAAVSVLDDTSEQLVAIVEMKKKGASEAEALDKLRAVKREVASAIKRSHSLRVADLVLVAPGSIPITTSGKIRRSACADRYRLDEFSRLDVTT